CGAAGTGAAAACAGCCGGATTGCTTCATGATATAGGAAAGATAATTATTCCAATCGAAATTATAACTAAAGAAGGAAAATTAACTTCCGAAGAATATAATTTAATAAAAGGACATCCTGAAATAGGATTTAGAATATTAAACTCAAGTCACGATATGAGGAATATTTCGACTATTGTGTTAGGCCACCACGAAAGATGGGACGGATTAGGATATCCAAGAGGAATAAAAACTGATGAGATTCCAATACAATCAAGGATAATTGCCATTGCTGATACATTTGATGCAATGACAAGCGAGAGAACATATCGAGAAGTTTGTACAAATAAACAGGCATTAGATGAAATCATTAGATGTTCAGGAACTCAGTTTGATCCTAAATTAGTTAAAGTATTTGCAGATAACTTCGAAAAGATAATCTAGGATAAATCTTTACTTTTTATAACGATTATGATACTATTTAATGGTAACAGAGAGTAGGACAAGAGTTTCATTAGTTAAAAAACCTTGAATGGATTTAAAGTTAAATGGATTTTAAGAAAAACTTATCTGTATTAAAATTTTACGGAGGAAATATATATGTTAAAAGGAACAGTTAAATGGTTCAACGATGATAAAGGATTTGGATTTATTTTGGCAGAAGACGGGAACGATTACTTCGCACATTTTTCACAAATCAACAAAGAAGGATTTAAAACTCTGCAGGAGGGAGCGGAAGTAACTTTCGAAATTACTGAAGGTGCTAAAGGTCCTTGTGCTACAAACATAGAAACTGTATAATTATGTAAAATTTTGAGTATTAAAGTGGTGGAAATTTCTGCCACTTTTTTATTTGCCGTTAAACAAATTTGTTTGTGATATAATAAAAGAAAATGAAAAAAGGAGGCAACACATGCCCTATGAAGGAGCAATATACCGGCCGCCCAGTGAGGCCAACAGTTTAATTTTACAGGTTACCGTGGGATGCTCCCACAATAGATGTACTTTTTGTTCTATGTATAAGGACAAATCATTCAGGATGAAATCCAAGGAAGAAATATTTGATGATATCGATACCTACACCAATGATTTTTATACCAAAGCCTTCCTGGCTGACGGGGATGCAATGCTGCTCCCAACCGGCCTCCTCATTGAAATAATCAGGCGGATCAGGGCTAAGATGCCCAAGATTAAAAGGATCGGGATCTATGCCCATGCCAATAATCTAAAGACTAAATCTGTGGAGGAGCTGAAATCCCTGCGAGAAGAGGGGCTGAATATAGTCTATGTAGGGATAGAGAGCGGCAGTGATAAAATTTTGGAAAAAATAAACAAAGGGATTACTTCCGGTGAGATGGAAAAGGAATTGATGAAAATATCTGAGAGCGGAATAAAACTCTCCATAATGATCATCTCAGGCTTGGGAGGGAAAGAATTAACCCATGAACATGCTGTGGAATCGGCTAAACTACTGAGCAGAGTCAAGCCTAAATTTCTCTCCCTCCTGACCCTGATGTTGGAAGAAGGAACCCAGTTTTATAACGATGTGAAGAACAATAAAGTAGAGTTATTGAACCCAGAGGAGATCTTACTGGAAACCAAACTTCTGATAGAAAATTTGGAATTAAATAATACCATATTCCGGGTAAACCATGCTTCTAACTACCTGAGTTTGGAGGGGGTGCTGAACAGGGATAAGGAGCGTATTTTAGAAGAGATAAATACAGCTGTCAGAGATAAAGACTATATACCCGAATATTTTAGGAGATTATAATTTAATAAAAAAGTTGACAAAATCATAAATTTAAACTATTATTAGTCATAAGTGAACCAAAATGTCATAAATTGTTTTAAAATTTTATATCTATTATAAAAAAGTAAGATATCTTAGAATATACGATATTAAGTTATTCGAGTCAGATTTACTTCCCCAAGGGAGTAGTCTGACTTTTTTTTTGAAAAATAAGGGGGATAAATGAAGAAAAAAAATGTATACGTATCTGGGTATGGAAAGGCACATGAGAAATCCGCTATAACAAAAATATATGGAATTTTTGCTCTGGGCATGATAGTAGACCCTAATACAGATGAGATCTTAGAGGTAGAGGGATCTTTGGTCTTGGATATAACTAAAAATTTTTTGAAGTGTCTGTTTGTAGGAGAGAAAATTACAGATGAAAAAAAAATAAGTGAAAAGATTAATGATTTATATTTTGGAGCCTCAAAAAAAGCATTTATTATAGCTTATAAGGATGCACTGAGAAGATACAAGGAGAAAATTAAATATAATATTTAAAGGAGTCTTGTCTACAGGTTTTCTAAATATGGAATGACAATTTTTATAAAGCTATTAATGGAGGTAGAAATAATGTATAAAATTGGTATATTTGATTCAGGGGTTGGAGGATTAACAGTTCTTAAAGAGATTCAAAAAATAGTTCCTTTAAGCCATATAATCTACTATGGAGATAACGGGAATGCCCCCTACGGAGATAAAACAGAAGCAGAGATAAAAGAACTTTGTTTAAAAATAGGGGAGTTTCTTTATGAAAATGAAGTTGATGTCATAGTGATAGCCTGTAATACAGCTACTGCCGCATCGATAAAAACAATGAAAAATAAATTTCCCATACCTGTCATAGGTGTAATAGAACCCGGAATAAGAGCAGCATTGGAAGTTACGCAAAATAAGAATATAGGTGTAATATTAACTCCTGCAAGTGCCAGAATGGAAGCATATAAAAATGTATTTGACGTCATAGCTCCTAAAACTCATACTTTAACTGAAAAAGGGTGCAAACTTATCTGTCCAATGATAGAAAATGGATGGGAGGATCGTTATGGTAATTATTTAACCGATGAAATAATCAAACTTTATATAGAACAAATTTCCCCTGAAATAGATACCCTTATCTTAGGCTGTACCCACTACCCTATTGTAGAAGAGAATATAGCTAAATACTTTAAAAAAAATATAGTGAATCCAGCCAATGAAACTGCAAATGAACTGTTGAAAAACCTTTCCCTGATTAAGCCGAAAGATTTAAATAACACCCATCCAAAGGTTGAATATATAGTTAGTGGAGACAGTAAAAGATTTATTGACTCTGCTGAGAAATTTTTAGGAGAAAAGATAGACAATATATACGAATTAGATCTGCATAAAAAATATAAAGAATTATTTCATGATGCAGTATAATAAATTATATTTTTTAGTATACAAAAAACCATGAAATAAGTCACACCTTTTATTGGGGTCCGATTTCATGGTTACAGTTTACAACTTACTACTTCTTTTTGCATTATTTACACAAATTTTGAGAATAAAGTCAAATCTATACTACTGTAATTTAAGATTTATAAAGAATATCAGTTACAAATAAATCTTTTTTTTGTTTATACGATGCTAAAAAATCCAATCTAATAAATGGTAATTGAGCAATTCCATTTTTTCTACCAAGTGTTATAAAAGAAATAGATCCCTTAATGGGTTTATATGGTTTTGTTTTTTTCCCATTAAGTGTTTTAAGTATATTACTCGCTGTTCTGTCTGCTTGTCTAATAGCTAAAGTACCAAGTTTGATTTCCGGAACATTATTGATATCTCCTATAGCCCATATATTTTCAACTCCTTCAATCTGCAGGTAAGAGTTTACTTTAATTTGATTTTTGTTATCAATCTTGTTAGAAAAATTATTTTTTAAAAAATCAGTATTTATGACATTCCCAAATGATTTATATATTATATCCACTTCATGTCTTTTACCTGAATTATCTATGACAACTTTAGAATTATTATTTTCTTCTATAGTAGCACGAGTATTTAAAATAATTTGTACTCCTAATTCTGATAATACTCTATGAGCCTTTTTACTAGCCCCTTTTGATAATGGAGACAATATTCTATCACTATTATGAAACAATAAAACTTTTTTATTAGGATATGCTTCTGCAATTTCACCAGCCAATTCTACACCTACAGTTCCACCGCCAATAATTGCAATTTTTTCTTTACTCTTTAATTGTTCGGCATAAGCTTCCCATTGTTTTTTTCTTTCGTTAAAACTTTGTTTATAATTTATTTTTAGATCCTCAAACCCTCTTGAAGTAGATCCTGTTGCAATAATACAATAATCAAAAGTAATAGTTTGATCATTATCAAGAATAGCCTTATTTTTATGTAATTTCACCAATTTTGCTTGAATATGTCTAACCTTTACTATTTCTGATATTCTTCTTCTAACTTTCTTTCCATAATCAAGGGGATCAACTATAGCTCTCAACATTCCATAAGGAACTTCAACATAATCTTTAGGTTCAACCAGTGTAATATCTAATTTATCACCCTTATATTTTTCTAATTTTTTAAGAACAGATATACCACCTATTCCTCCACCAAAAACAACTATTTTTTTCATAGGATAAATCCTCCTTAAAATTCAATTTTCTATAAATGTCGAGGGCACTTTGCAAAAATATTCATACAACCTGTTTTACAAGACAAGCATGAAATTGGTTTCTTATTTTCTTTTACCTTGTTTGTCCAATTATAATCTGCAACATGAGCTCTACCAACAGCTACAAAATCCGCCATATTTTTTTCTATAAGATATTTTGCTTGTTCAGGAGTTTTAATTTCATTTACAACAATAACAGGAATAGAAACGTATTTTTTTATTTCGGTACCACTAAATACAATTGCATTGCAAGGAAACTTATCAGGTACTTTTGGAAGATTTTCTTCATTGAATCCAGCTGATACATGAATATAGTCAATACCTTTTTTATCAAGTATTTTTGCGATATCTATTCCTTCATTGATAGTAGGTTCATTTGCTCCCATTCTATATCCAATAATAAAATCATTATTTAATTCATTCTTTAACAATTCTATAATTTCACAGGCAAATCGCATTCTATTGGATATTCCACCACCATATTCATCTTTTCTTTTATTTACAGTAGGTGAAGCAAATTGACTTAATAAAAAACCATGAGCTCCATGTAGTTCTATACCGTCTAAACCTGCAAGTTGAGCACGCTTTGCAGCTTTTAAAAAATCTCCCTGTATTTCGTAGATTTCTTGCTTAGTAATTTCCCTTGCCAATACATTGCCATCCTGAATATACTCAGATGGAGCTACAGAAAGTTTTGCCATAGATGGATCAGTTTTAAAACCTGGGTACATTATCTGCAAAATAACTTTTGCTCCATTTTCATGACAGATATCTGCAATTTTTTTAAGGCCTTCAATATGTTCATCAGACCATATTCCTAGATGTGTATCAGCAATACGGCTATTTCTATTTACACTATGACCTTCAAGTATTATAAGCCCGGCTCCGCCTTCGGCAATTTTTTTATAGTGTTTATAGAGACGTCTTTCACTGATTTTTCCTTCTTTATTTGCCTCAGCAGGCAAAAGAGAAGAAAGCATAGGAGGAACTACAACTCTATTTTTAATTTTTTTACCTTTAATATTAATTTCTGAAAATAAATTTTTCATAAAATCTCCCCTTTATACATTTGGTGTCACATATCCTACACCGAATTATTTTATTATTTTAGTATTTACTAAGTTATATTGTTCAAAAGACTTATTTTTAGCAAGATATGCGTTTTTAGGGCAAATATTTAGGCATTTTGCACAAGCCAGACAATGATCATTAAATATAATTTTATTATCTCTGATTTTTATATTATGATTTGGACATTTTTTAACACATAAAGTACACAGAGTACACTTATCACCATCAACCTTTAAATATTTATTAGCAAAGTTTGGAATCCACCCCTTATTCAGTGCTTTGTACATAGTTTCAAACAGTACTTGTTTTATTATTGATTTTTTATCAATTTGAGGTTTTCCATTAAAGTAGAATTCCATCATATTATTTATTTTTTTGATAACATCCCTATACATAGATTGAATTTCTATTTCTGTATTTTTTTCATGATTCATCATATAAAAACCATTTGGCATTAAGAATGATTGGGCTGATATGACGTTATATCCTGATTTATTTAAATGCTTTTTTAAGGTCATATGACCATAGGATTCGCCCCAGCTATGTGTGGTATAAGTGATGAAATCCTTACTTTTATTGTCTTCGTATTCAATATATTCATCAATAAAATTAAATACTTTTGCAGACGCTACTTTTGAATATGTCGGGGATCCAATAATAAACAGATCATAGTCCCTTAATTTACTAGACCATTGACTTATATCCACTAAATCTACTTTATAATTTGCAGTGAGCAAACGTTCTTTAAAAACTTCTGCAACCTTATAGGTATTACCTGTTCCAGAAAAATAAACAATAGCTGCTTTCATTTATATTACCTCCTTAAAAAATACTAATATATAGGACCTTTATTTCAAGTCACCGATTATCTTCATCATTAATTCCCCTAAAATATCTTTGTCTCCATCTGAAAATGACAAAAACATCTTTTTTTTAATATTTTCTACAATAGTAAGAATGTGGTCTTTCATCTCTTCTGCCCGATCAGTAGTTTCTACATAATAGACTCTTTTATCTTCTTTGGATTGATATTTTACTAAATAACCATTTTTTTCCAATGTATTAATCATCTCCGTAACTGTAGACTTTTTCTTTTCCAGTTGTTTAACCAGTTCCTTAATTTCCGACCTGCCGTTATTTGAATAGACAACAGACAGTAACCATATATGACCACAGCTTATGTCGATGCTATTTTGCTTCAATTTTTTTTGTAATTCTTTATTTATACGTTCACGTATTATCCCCAGTGCCACTAATAAATCCATAATTCCACCTCTTTTAATAAAATAGTTCAAAATTGAACTTAATTAATTATAGTCCATTTTTGAACTATTGTCAATAAATTATTCTAATAGAAGATATTGTCCCTACTTATCAAATTGTTCAATTACACCTCAATGGGTAGACAGAAATGAAGTCTTTAGAGTATACTTTTATTAAGATGAAATAGGTAAATCTATTAATCTAACCGATATAGAATGTAAATGTTTATTCAGTGTATATTTAAGAAAGCTATCTTTTGTTTGGTATAAAAATAGAATAATGATTTTTATTTGCTTGCAGCGATGAACTACATCAAACTTTTGTTCAAGGAAGAGGTGGAAGATTTTTAGATGTAATAATAGATTCTACCGGTGGGATGATTGGAATAATCTTTGCCAGTGTAAACTTTAGACAAAAGAAATCTAGAAAAATTATAACAAAAAAATCTTAGAAAGAATTAAAATCCTAGATTATCAAATTAATACAACAGCCATATTTCGCCACGAGAAGTATTCTCGGGGCGTTTTCTACAGAGGAGAGAGAATGAATACAGAACTAGAAAAAAAGAAGATACTGCCCCTGCTTATCAAATTTTCCATCCCGTCTACCATAGCGGTCCTGATTAATATGATATATAATATCACCGACAGGTATTTTATAGGGCAGAATGTAGGGAGGGATGGGATAGGAGCTTTAGCAATTATCTTTCCTGTGACCATATTAATAGGCGGAATAGGAATGTTCTTTGCCATTGGGGGAGCTTCAGCAGCAGGGATAAAATTGGGAGAAAGGGATAGGGGAGGAGCCGAGAAGGTCTTAGGGACTACTATATTTTGGATAATAATGATAGGTCTCGGTCTGACAGCTTTAATCCTTTTAAATCTAACCCCGATCCTGGAAATATTAGGAGCCAGTAAAAATAATATAGACCATGCCTATACTTATTATGCCTATATAATCCCGACTCTTGTGCTCCAGCTGGTGTTCATGTCCCTCAATGCTTTTATCAGAACGGAGGGGAATCCCATGCTGTCCATGAAGATTAATTTGCTTGGTGCAGGTTTAAATACCCTCCTGGATTATATTTTAATTGTAAGGTTCGGAATGGGAATAAAGGGAGCAGCCATAGGAACAGCTGCCGCCGGAGTAGTTCCTGCAATAATACAGTTATATCATTTCTTCAGGTCG
This is a stretch of genomic DNA from Psychrilyobacter piezotolerans. It encodes these proteins:
- a CDS encoding cold-shock protein, coding for MLKGTVKWFNDDKGFGFILAEDGNDYFAHFSQINKEGFKTLQEGAEVTFEITEGAKGPCATNIETV
- a CDS encoding radical SAM protein → MPYEGAIYRPPSEANSLILQVTVGCSHNRCTFCSMYKDKSFRMKSKEEIFDDIDTYTNDFYTKAFLADGDAMLLPTGLLIEIIRRIRAKMPKIKRIGIYAHANNLKTKSVEELKSLREEGLNIVYVGIESGSDKILEKINKGITSGEMEKELMKISESGIKLSIMIISGLGGKELTHEHAVESAKLLSRVKPKFLSLLTLMLEEGTQFYNDVKNNKVELLNPEEILLETKLLIENLELNNTIFRVNHASNYLSLEGVLNRDKERILEEINTAVRDKDYIPEYFRRL
- a CDS encoding DUF3870 domain-containing protein, with amino-acid sequence MKKKNVYVSGYGKAHEKSAITKIYGIFALGMIVDPNTDEILEVEGSLVLDITKNFLKCLFVGEKITDEKKISEKINDLYFGASKKAFIIAYKDALRRYKEKIKYNI
- the murI gene encoding glutamate racemase codes for the protein MYKIGIFDSGVGGLTVLKEIQKIVPLSHIIYYGDNGNAPYGDKTEAEIKELCLKIGEFLYENEVDVIVIACNTATAASIKTMKNKFPIPVIGVIEPGIRAALEVTQNKNIGVILTPASARMEAYKNVFDVIAPKTHTLTEKGCKLICPMIENGWEDRYGNYLTDEIIKLYIEQISPEIDTLILGCTHYPIVEENIAKYFKKNIVNPANETANELLKNLSLIKPKDLNNTHPKVEYIVSGDSKRFIDSAEKFLGEKIDNIYELDLHKKYKELFHDAV
- a CDS encoding NAD(P)/FAD-dependent oxidoreductase — translated: MKKIVVFGGGIGGISVLKKLEKYKGDKLDITLVEPKDYVEVPYGMLRAIVDPLDYGKKVRRRISEIVKVRHIQAKLVKLHKNKAILDNDQTITFDYCIIATGSTSRGFEDLKINYKQSFNERKKQWEAYAEQLKSKEKIAIIGGGTVGVELAGEIAEAYPNKKVLLFHNSDRILSPLSKGASKKAHRVLSELGVQIILNTRATIEENNNSKVVIDNSGKRHEVDIIYKSFGNVINTDFLKNNFSNKIDNKNQIKVNSYLQIEGVENIWAIGDINNVPEIKLGTLAIRQADRTASNILKTLNGKKTKPYKPIKGSISFITLGRKNGIAQLPFIRLDFLASYKQKKDLFVTDILYKS
- a CDS encoding NADH:flavin oxidoreductase → MKNLFSEINIKGKKIKNRVVVPPMLSSLLPAEANKEGKISERRLYKHYKKIAEGGAGLIILEGHSVNRNSRIADTHLGIWSDEHIEGLKKIADICHENGAKVILQIMYPGFKTDPSMAKLSVAPSEYIQDGNVLAREITKQEIYEIQGDFLKAAKRAQLAGLDGIELHGAHGFLLSQFASPTVNKRKDEYGGGISNRMRFACEIIELLKNELNNDFIIGYRMGANEPTINEGIDIAKILDKKGIDYIHVSAGFNEENLPKVPDKFPCNAIVFSGTEIKKYVSIPVIVVNEIKTPEQAKYLIEKNMADFVAVGRAHVADYNWTNKVKENKKPISCLSCKTGCMNIFAKCPRHL
- a CDS encoding EFR1 family ferrodoxin (N-terminal region resembles flavodoxins. C-terminal ferrodoxin region binds two 4Fe-4S clusters.), translating into MKAAIVYFSGTGNTYKVAEVFKERLLTANYKVDLVDISQWSSKLRDYDLFIIGSPTYSKVASAKVFNFIDEYIEYEDNKSKDFITYTTHSWGESYGHMTLKKHLNKSGYNVISAQSFLMPNGFYMMNHEKNTEIEIQSMYRDVIKKINNMMEFYFNGKPQIDKKSIIKQVLFETMYKALNKGWIPNFANKYLKVDGDKCTLCTLCVKKCPNHNIKIRDNKIIFNDHCLACAKCLNICPKNAYLAKNKSFEQYNLVNTKIIK
- a CDS encoding MarR family winged helix-turn-helix transcriptional regulator gives rise to the protein MDLLVALGIIRERINKELQKKLKQNSIDISCGHIWLLSVVYSNNGRSEIKELVKQLEKKKSTVTEMINTLEKNGYLVKYQSKEDKRVYYVETTDRAEEMKDHILTIVENIKKKMFLSFSDGDKDILGELMMKIIGDLK